The following are encoded in a window of Sulfitobacter sp. S190 genomic DNA:
- the katG gene encoding catalase/peroxidase HPI, which translates to MANSIPTPPIDTRMEATQGACPFRGTRMGGAAGSEPQLDHWWPNRLKVEILHQNPAQANPLAKGFDQAAAIADLDVDALWADIRSFLHTPVAWWPADYDNYGPQMVRMTWHSAGTYRIADGRGGAGQGMQRFAPINSWWDNGNTDKSRRLLLPIKQKYGAALGWADLIALAGTVALQDMGLPLQGFAFGREDAWGADRATYWGPEGWNGKPVGEVPAGPREGHPNQMVTRTLRWEGAVDEDHYDLENPLGASHQSLIYVDPEGPNGNGNALESARDIRETFSRMAMNDEETVALIAGGHAFGKSHGMTDPQEIGPAPEGAPLRAMGLGWQNPNGTGFAQYTMTNGIEGSWTPDPTRWDNSYLENLFKFEWVQTTSPAGALQWTPADPNAPKTPDAHEPGKMNDLMMMTSDIALIRDPAYRAICEHFLEDFDAFTTAFSKAWHKLIHRDMGPKSRYLGPNVGPDFIWQDPLPDVDHPLIEAAEVADLKRRVLDSGTPVSDLVAVAWASASTYRHSDKRGGANGARLRLHPLRGWAVNAPDRLDRVLATLEGIKADFDANAAGGKKVSMADLIVLAGCAAVEQAAQDGGHDITVDFVPGRTDATDEMTDPEQMDYLQPVADGFRNYHNPDVRFDVPLEHLFLDRAALLTLTAPEWTALTGGLRVLGQNFDGSDHGVFTDRPGTLSNDFFRVLVSMDYEWKPRDDSESLFDLVERDGGAQRYTATRCDLVFGANSELRQVAEMYSADDGNARLVQDFAAAWHKVMMLDRYDVPQARQRAVSFC; encoded by the coding sequence ATGGCCAATTCTATCCCCACCCCCCCGATCGACACCCGCATGGAAGCCACCCAGGGCGCCTGTCCGTTCCGCGGCACGCGCATGGGCGGTGCCGCAGGGTCCGAGCCCCAGCTTGACCACTGGTGGCCGAACCGGCTGAAGGTCGAAATCTTGCATCAGAACCCCGCGCAGGCCAATCCGCTCGCCAAAGGGTTCGATCAGGCCGCCGCCATCGCCGATCTCGATGTCGACGCGCTCTGGGCCGACATCCGCAGCTTTCTGCACACGCCGGTGGCATGGTGGCCTGCCGATTACGACAACTACGGCCCGCAAATGGTGCGCATGACGTGGCACTCCGCGGGGACCTACCGCATCGCCGACGGGCGCGGCGGTGCAGGGCAGGGGATGCAGCGTTTTGCCCCGATCAATTCGTGGTGGGACAATGGCAACACCGACAAATCGCGCCGCCTGCTGCTGCCGATCAAGCAGAAATACGGCGCCGCACTCGGCTGGGCGGACCTGATCGCGCTTGCGGGCACCGTCGCGCTGCAGGACATGGGTCTGCCGTTGCAGGGGTTTGCTTTTGGCCGCGAGGACGCGTGGGGAGCGGACCGCGCAACCTACTGGGGCCCCGAAGGCTGGAACGGCAAACCGGTCGGCGAAGTGCCCGCAGGCCCGCGCGAGGGGCACCCCAACCAGATGGTCACCCGCACCCTGCGCTGGGAAGGGGCGGTCGACGAGGATCACTATGATCTCGAAAACCCTCTCGGGGCCTCGCACCAGTCGCTGATCTATGTCGATCCCGAAGGGCCCAACGGCAACGGCAACGCGCTCGAATCGGCCCGCGACATCCGCGAAACCTTCAGCCGCATGGCCATGAACGACGAAGAAACCGTGGCGCTGATCGCGGGCGGGCACGCTTTTGGCAAGAGCCACGGCATGACCGACCCGCAGGAAATCGGCCCCGCCCCCGAAGGTGCCCCGCTCAGGGCGATGGGTCTGGGCTGGCAAAACCCCAACGGCACCGGTTTCGCGCAATACACCATGACCAATGGCATCGAAGGATCCTGGACCCCAGATCCCACCCGTTGGGACAACAGCTACCTCGAGAATCTGTTCAAGTTCGAATGGGTCCAGACCACGTCGCCCGCAGGGGCGCTGCAATGGACACCGGCTGACCCGAACGCCCCCAAGACGCCCGACGCACACGAGCCGGGCAAAATGAACGATCTGATGATGATGACCAGCGATATCGCCCTCATCAGGGATCCCGCCTACCGCGCGATCTGCGAGCATTTCCTCGAGGATTTTGACGCCTTCACCACCGCCTTTTCCAAAGCGTGGCACAAGCTCATCCACCGCGACATGGGCCCGAAATCGCGCTACCTCGGCCCAAACGTCGGCCCCGATTTCATCTGGCAGGACCCGCTGCCCGATGTCGACCACCCGCTGATCGAGGCCGCCGAGGTGGCCGATCTCAAACGCCGCGTGCTGGACAGCGGCACGCCGGTGTCCGATCTGGTGGCCGTGGCATGGGCGTCTGCCTCCACCTACCGCCACAGCGACAAACGCGGCGGGGCCAACGGGGCGCGGCTGCGGCTGCATCCTCTGCGGGGCTGGGCCGTGAACGCGCCCGACCGGCTCGACCGGGTGTTGGCCACGCTCGAAGGCATCAAGGCGGACTTCGACGCGAACGCGGCGGGCGGCAAGAAAGTCTCGATGGCCGACCTCATCGTGTTGGCGGGCTGCGCCGCGGTAGAGCAGGCGGCACAGGACGGAGGCCACGACATCACGGTCGATTTCGTGCCGGGCCGCACGGATGCCACCGACGAGATGACCGACCCCGAACAGATGGATTACCTGCAACCGGTCGCCGACGGCTTTCGCAACTACCACAACCCCGATGTGCGCTTTGACGTCCCACTCGAACATCTGTTCCTCGACCGCGCCGCCCTGCTGACGCTGACCGCGCCGGAATGGACGGCGCTCACCGGCGGGCTGCGGGTGCTGGGGCAGAACTTCGACGGGTCCGACCACGGCGTCTTTACCGACCGGCCCGGCACGCTGAGCAACGACTTCTTCCGCGTGCTCGTGTCGATGGACTATGAATGGAAACCGCGCGACGACAGCGAAAGCCTCTTTGATCTGGTGGAGCGGGACGGCGGGGCACAGCGCTACACCGCCACGCGCTGCGATCTGGTGTTCGGGGCCAACAGCGAACTGCGGCAGGTGGCCGAGATGTACAGCGCCGACGACGGCAACGCGCGTCTCGTGCAGGATTTCGCCGCCGCATGGCACAAGGTGATGATGCTGGACCGTTACGATGTTCCGCAGGCCCGCCAACGCGCCGTGTCCTTCTGCTGA
- a CDS encoding DsbA family oxidoreductase, with the protein MTDTAAPQGPVIQVDIVSDVMCPWCIIGFRQLEQALAQTGTGAQVRWHPFELNPQMAPEGENLRDHIVRKYGISAADSARNRAQMEALGTSLGFAFNFTDDSRIVNSFAAHQLLDWALEHGRQHPLKMALFAAHFTQARDVSDHATLVDIAAQVGLDRDAARGVLESGSHAAQVRERQGFWTAQGISGVPSMIFGGKYLLTGAQGAEGYAQVLAHAVAQGDTVTAG; encoded by the coding sequence GTGACAGACACCGCAGCGCCGCAAGGCCCCGTTATTCAGGTCGACATCGTGTCGGACGTCATGTGCCCGTGGTGCATCATCGGATTTCGCCAGCTGGAACAGGCGCTTGCGCAGACCGGCACAGGCGCGCAGGTGCGGTGGCATCCGTTCGAGCTGAACCCGCAGATGGCGCCGGAGGGTGAAAACCTGCGCGATCATATCGTGCGCAAATACGGGATCAGCGCCGCGGACAGCGCCCGCAATCGCGCGCAAATGGAGGCGTTGGGCACATCGCTGGGTTTTGCGTTCAACTTTACCGACGACAGCCGCATCGTGAACAGTTTTGCCGCGCATCAGCTTCTCGATTGGGCGCTGGAGCATGGCCGGCAGCATCCGTTGAAGATGGCGTTGTTCGCGGCCCATTTCACCCAAGCGCGCGATGTGTCGGACCATGCGACGCTGGTTGATATTGCGGCGCAGGTCGGGCTGGACCGGGACGCCGCGCGCGGCGTGCTGGAGAGCGGATCACATGCCGCACAGGTGCGCGAGCGGCAGGGGTTCTGGACGGCGCAGGGCATTTCGGGCGTGCCCTCGATGATCTTTGGCGGCAAATACCTGTTGACCGGGGCGCAGGGCGCCGAGGGATACGCGCAGGTGCTGGCGCACGCGGTGGCGCAGGGCGATACCGTGA